A stretch of DNA from Qingrenia yutianensis:
ATCAATGCGGTTTTGACGATCGGTTGCACCGGGCTGAAAGCCAGCACGCTTAAGCCATGATTTGAGAGTTTCAACACATATACCGAGTTCGGCGGCAACTTCCTTTGAAGGTCGCCCCTGTTCGGTAACCATCTTGATCGCGCCGCTTTTGAATGCATCGTCATAACGAGGTGGCATTGTTCATT
This window harbors:
- a CDS encoding transposase, with amino-acid sequence MPPRYDDAFKSGAIKMVTEQGRPSKEVAAELGICVETLKSWLKRAGFQPGATDRQNRIDKRQRELEAEIRSLRKQLAEKDEVIDVLKKSVGIFSKL